The following coding sequences are from one Corallococcus caeni window:
- a CDS encoding alpha-amylase family glycosyl hydrolase, giving the protein MFQGLVALCLAGCATAPTPTQPAPEAAATQPAAPATEAAATPAPEPVKEAAPAQPLQAPAKKEPARPWADEVLYFVVVDRFADGDPSNNEKGDVKAPGTFHGGDLKGLTANLDELSSLGVTALWVTPLLQQIPGFVTGSGFPDWGYHGYWADDFHALDPRFGTEADFKALVDAAHARGIRVLLDVVYNHPGYNSRYLKDHPDWLRSEDKGTCGSDDLTSCVAGLPDFKTERPEVAKYLLDAQLDWAKRSGVDGFRLDTVKHVSHDFWKEHRRRTRAEVSPDFFLLGELWGGDVESLASYFTPDEMDAGFDFAFQGNTLGFIQGRGRTVAFDRYLQSRAKVTAGHHLAHFLSSHDVDGALHQLQGNVPLFRLAATLQLTTAGIPVIYYGEEVGRAGGDWPQNRGDMPWGKQAVKPGAGKKRDESLREYYKRLIAIRRAHPALSRGVHAPLSTEGDVYVFQRRDEASGDTVVVAVNRGKTKGTASVPWPDGWTGVGEVEDLLNGGRTKAGATLDLALPPLSARILGRVP; this is encoded by the coding sequence ATGTTCCAGGGCCTGGTCGCCTTGTGTCTGGCGGGGTGCGCCACGGCCCCCACGCCGACGCAACCCGCGCCGGAGGCCGCCGCGACGCAGCCCGCCGCGCCCGCGACGGAGGCTGCCGCCACCCCCGCGCCGGAACCCGTGAAGGAGGCCGCGCCCGCGCAGCCCCTCCAGGCTCCGGCGAAGAAGGAGCCCGCGCGGCCCTGGGCGGACGAGGTGCTGTACTTCGTGGTGGTGGACCGGTTCGCGGACGGCGACCCTTCCAACAACGAGAAGGGCGACGTGAAGGCGCCGGGCACCTTCCACGGCGGCGACCTGAAGGGGCTCACCGCGAACCTGGACGAGCTGTCGTCGCTGGGCGTGACGGCGCTGTGGGTGACGCCGCTGCTCCAGCAGATCCCCGGCTTCGTGACCGGCTCCGGCTTCCCGGACTGGGGCTACCACGGCTACTGGGCGGACGACTTCCACGCGTTGGATCCGCGCTTCGGCACGGAGGCGGACTTCAAGGCGCTGGTGGACGCGGCGCACGCGCGCGGCATCCGCGTGCTGCTGGACGTCGTCTACAACCACCCGGGCTACAACTCGCGCTACCTGAAGGACCACCCGGACTGGCTGCGCTCCGAGGACAAGGGCACCTGCGGCTCGGACGACCTGACGTCGTGCGTGGCGGGCCTGCCGGACTTCAAGACGGAGCGGCCGGAGGTGGCGAAGTACCTGCTGGACGCGCAGCTTGACTGGGCGAAGCGCTCCGGCGTGGACGGCTTCCGGCTGGACACCGTGAAGCACGTGTCGCACGACTTCTGGAAGGAGCACCGCCGCCGCACGCGCGCGGAGGTCTCCCCGGACTTCTTCCTGCTGGGCGAGCTGTGGGGCGGCGACGTGGAGTCACTGGCGTCGTACTTCACCCCGGATGAGATGGACGCCGGGTTCGACTTCGCCTTCCAGGGCAACACGCTCGGCTTCATCCAGGGGCGCGGCCGCACGGTGGCGTTCGACCGCTATCTCCAGTCGCGCGCGAAGGTGACGGCGGGGCACCACCTGGCGCACTTCCTGTCGTCGCACGACGTGGACGGGGCGCTGCACCAGCTCCAGGGCAACGTGCCCCTCTTCCGCCTGGCCGCCACGCTGCAGCTCACGACGGCCGGCATCCCCGTCATCTACTACGGCGAGGAAGTGGGCCGCGCGGGCGGGGACTGGCCGCAGAACCGCGGCGACATGCCGTGGGGCAAGCAAGCGGTGAAGCCGGGCGCGGGCAAGAAACGCGACGAGTCCCTGCGCGAGTATTACAAGCGCCTCATCGCCATCCGCCGCGCGCATCCGGCCCTGTCGCGGGGCGTGCACGCGCCGCTCTCCACGGAGGGCGATGTGTATGTCTTCCAGCGGCGGGACGAAGCGTCGGGCGACACGGTGGTGGTGGCGGTGAACCGCGGCAAGACGAAGGGCACGGCGTCGGTGCCGTGGCCGGACGGTTGGACGGGCGTCGGCGAGGTGGAGGACCTGCTGAACGGAGGGCGGACGAAGGCGGGCGCCACGCTGGACCTGGCGCTGCCGCCGCTGTCCGCGCGCATCCTCGGACGCGTGCCGTGA
- a CDS encoding immunity 52 family protein yields MTASSETTAWPETYYAGAYWGPRKESPEECARRTADFLNLLSPYDPLLTTWYKSTRSLKDVRKYPLMPPDVATLAELFRRGVNREKGGPVFESLGFRFLSVNGGLGTDRVDLNTVCGAFSEVNANLCLMSLPNKGPHTERLLSMPVLSGVLRSMALAFDPDWAFAGSHEYRKQMNADSTAGAFVGWVTYQSRRRGTVPPLPAPVRIEPVEDRGALIILSPERISARNPEHVEQGHRVSALLAKAGLMRPVMP; encoded by the coding sequence GTGACCGCCAGCTCCGAAACCACTGCTTGGCCTGAGACGTATTACGCAGGCGCCTATTGGGGACCGCGCAAAGAGTCTCCCGAGGAATGCGCCCGGCGCACTGCGGACTTCCTCAACCTGCTCTCCCCATATGACCCGCTCTTGACGACCTGGTACAAGTCCACCCGGTCACTCAAGGACGTGCGCAAGTACCCGCTGATGCCACCCGATGTCGCCACGCTCGCCGAGTTGTTCCGGCGCGGTGTGAATCGAGAAAAGGGCGGGCCGGTTTTTGAGTCGCTCGGCTTTCGTTTCTTGTCTGTGAATGGCGGACTGGGGACTGACAGAGTGGACCTGAACACGGTTTGTGGGGCATTTAGCGAGGTCAACGCCAATCTCTGCCTCATGTCCCTTCCGAACAAGGGGCCTCATACGGAGCGGCTGCTTTCAATGCCTGTGTTGAGCGGCGTGCTTCGAAGCATGGCGCTCGCATTCGACCCTGATTGGGCTTTTGCCGGATCCCATGAATACCGTAAGCAGATGAACGCGGACTCAACCGCGGGTGCGTTCGTGGGTTGGGTCACGTACCAGTCGCGACGCCGGGGGACGGTGCCACCGCTCCCGGCGCCGGTCCGCATCGAGCCCGTCGAGGACAGGGGGGCTCTCATCATCCTCTCGCCAGAGCGCATCTCCGCGAGGAACCCCGAGCACGTCGAGCAGGGCCACCGTGTCAGCGCGCTGCTGGCCAAGGCCGGTCTCATGCGGCCTGTCATGCCCTGA
- the pulA gene encoding pullulanase-type alpha-1,6-glucosidase, giving the protein MTRALAFGGLFAALLPMSSLAAPTSVTVVGDLQSEAGCAADNDPGCAQTALTYDAADDKWQGSFNVPVGTWHFKVALDGSLSQTHGGPGGADVVLNQTAAGAVKFYFDANTLYVTSNRSSTIATVAGTLQSELGCPGDWSPDCLRTMMQDPDGDGVYTFTTKALAKGTYECKVALNEGWAEAYPSSNYTFAVEQDLQEMLFTWNNDPKSTNYHKVTVRPADAPAGNLLLARAHWVARDTFVWSPEVAVPEGTVFKLHTAPTGGMTLTGEGVQGGTAVTLTVDPAGLTAAQAARFPNLAGKPVLKLSQADAANAATWLKGQLALSATNAEGKPLDATSAQLAGALDDLYAYDGPLGATFENGIPTLRLWAPTAKSVNLLLFAEGSPTSTFTRVPMTAGDKGVWSATGDATWKGRYFLYEVEVYARKESKVVTNRVTDPYSVALSINSELSQIVDLSDPALAPQGWSTLAKPALEAPEDIVLYELHARDFSINDLTVPENERGTFKAFTHESDGMKHLTRLAKAGLTHVHLLPVFDIATINEDRAGQQHPAGDLVSLPPDSDQQQAAVKAVSDLDGYNWGYDPYHYTVPEGSYSTNAQGTTRTVEFRQMVQALNQHGLRVVMDVVYNHTNSSGQDAKSVLDRIVPGYYHRLSEDGNVETSTCCQNTASENAMMEKLLIDSVVTWAKAYKVDGFRFDLMGHHMKSNMVKLRATLDALTVEKDGVDGKAIYVYGEGWDFGEVQNNARGTNATQANMAGTGIGTFNDRLRDGARGGGPFSGLQEQGFISGLLSDPNGTDQGTEAAQKDKLLRYSDWIRVGLAGNLKDYSLVDRTGATVTGEGVDYNGAKAGYTLDPQEVITYVSAHDNETLFDAVQLKARRDLPMAERVRMNNLGVSLVALGQGIPFFHAGDELLRSKSLDRNSYNSGDWFNKIDWTYQSNNWGVGLPPAADNQGNWPLFGPLLADAALKPASADIVRARDHFEEMLTIRKSSRLFRLRTGDEVKQLVHFENTGPDQIPGLIVMAMQDHGTNAEGKRAIVLFNGTDDAQTFKADAYKSLKLKLHPAQQASTDPVVRTSAYDAATGGFTVPARTTAVFVTDDAVVDPDPDPQDPGESDGCNCQSTVPGPLGATSLLMLCGLALKLRRRRA; this is encoded by the coding sequence ATGACGCGAGCGCTCGCGTTCGGCGGGCTCTTCGCCGCGCTGCTTCCCATGTCCTCGCTGGCGGCGCCCACGTCGGTGACGGTCGTTGGCGATCTGCAGAGCGAGGCAGGCTGTGCCGCGGACAACGACCCCGGCTGCGCGCAGACGGCGCTGACGTATGACGCGGCGGACGACAAGTGGCAGGGCTCGTTCAACGTGCCGGTGGGCACGTGGCACTTCAAGGTCGCGCTGGACGGTTCGCTGTCGCAGACACACGGCGGCCCCGGCGGCGCGGACGTGGTGCTGAACCAGACGGCGGCGGGCGCGGTGAAGTTCTACTTCGACGCGAACACGCTGTACGTGACGAGCAACCGCTCCAGCACCATCGCCACGGTGGCGGGCACGCTCCAGAGCGAGCTGGGCTGTCCCGGTGACTGGTCCCCGGACTGCCTGCGCACGATGATGCAGGACCCGGACGGCGACGGCGTCTACACCTTCACCACGAAGGCGCTGGCGAAGGGCACCTACGAGTGCAAGGTCGCGCTGAACGAGGGCTGGGCGGAGGCCTACCCCAGCAGCAACTACACGTTCGCCGTGGAGCAGGACCTCCAGGAGATGCTCTTCACGTGGAACAACGACCCGAAGTCGACCAACTACCACAAGGTGACCGTGCGGCCCGCTGACGCTCCCGCGGGCAACCTGCTGCTGGCGCGGGCGCACTGGGTGGCGCGCGACACGTTCGTGTGGAGCCCGGAGGTCGCGGTGCCCGAGGGCACGGTGTTCAAGCTGCACACGGCGCCCACGGGCGGCATGACGCTCACGGGCGAGGGCGTGCAGGGCGGCACCGCCGTGACCCTGACGGTGGATCCAGCCGGCCTCACCGCGGCGCAGGCGGCGCGCTTCCCGAACCTGGCGGGCAAGCCGGTGCTGAAGCTGTCGCAGGCGGACGCGGCGAACGCCGCCACGTGGCTCAAGGGCCAGCTGGCGCTGTCCGCCACGAACGCGGAGGGCAAGCCGCTGGACGCCACCAGCGCGCAGCTCGCGGGCGCGCTGGACGACCTGTACGCGTATGACGGCCCGCTGGGCGCCACGTTCGAGAACGGCATCCCCACGCTGCGCCTGTGGGCCCCCACGGCGAAGAGCGTGAACCTGCTCCTGTTCGCGGAAGGCAGCCCCACGTCCACCTTCACCCGCGTGCCCATGACGGCCGGCGACAAGGGCGTCTGGAGCGCGACGGGCGACGCGACGTGGAAGGGCCGCTACTTCCTCTACGAGGTGGAGGTCTACGCCCGCAAGGAGAGCAAGGTCGTCACCAACCGCGTCACCGACCCGTACTCGGTGGCCCTCTCCATCAACAGCGAGCTGAGCCAGATCGTGGACCTTTCGGACCCGGCGCTCGCGCCGCAGGGCTGGAGCACGCTGGCGAAGCCGGCGCTGGAGGCCCCGGAGGACATCGTCCTCTACGAGCTGCACGCGCGCGACTTCAGCATCAACGACCTGACGGTGCCGGAGAACGAGCGCGGCACGTTCAAGGCGTTCACGCACGAGTCCGACGGCATGAAGCACCTGACCCGGCTGGCGAAGGCGGGCCTCACGCATGTGCACCTGCTGCCGGTGTTCGACATCGCGACCATCAACGAGGACCGCGCGGGGCAGCAGCACCCGGCGGGCGACCTGGTGTCGCTGCCGCCGGACTCCGACCAGCAGCAGGCGGCGGTGAAGGCCGTGTCGGACCTGGACGGCTACAACTGGGGCTATGACCCGTACCACTACACGGTGCCGGAGGGCAGCTACTCCACCAACGCGCAGGGCACGACGCGCACGGTGGAGTTCCGGCAGATGGTGCAGGCGCTCAACCAGCACGGCCTGCGCGTGGTGATGGACGTGGTCTACAACCACACCAACTCCTCCGGGCAGGACGCCAAGAGCGTGCTGGACCGCATCGTCCCGGGCTACTACCACCGCCTCAGCGAAGACGGGAACGTGGAGACCAGCACCTGCTGCCAGAACACCGCGTCCGAGAACGCGATGATGGAGAAGCTGCTCATCGACTCCGTGGTGACGTGGGCCAAGGCGTACAAGGTGGACGGCTTCCGCTTCGACCTGATGGGCCACCACATGAAGTCCAACATGGTGAAGCTGCGCGCCACGCTGGACGCGCTCACCGTGGAGAAGGACGGCGTGGACGGCAAGGCCATCTACGTCTACGGCGAGGGCTGGGACTTCGGCGAGGTGCAGAACAACGCGCGCGGCACCAACGCCACGCAGGCCAACATGGCGGGCACGGGCATCGGCACGTTCAACGACCGCCTGCGCGACGGCGCTCGCGGCGGTGGCCCCTTCAGCGGGCTCCAGGAGCAGGGCTTCATCAGCGGCCTGCTGTCCGACCCGAACGGCACGGACCAGGGCACGGAGGCGGCGCAGAAGGACAAGCTGCTGCGCTACAGCGATTGGATCCGCGTGGGCCTCGCCGGCAACCTGAAGGACTACTCGCTGGTGGACCGCACCGGCGCCACCGTCACGGGTGAAGGCGTGGACTACAACGGCGCCAAGGCCGGCTACACCCTGGACCCGCAGGAGGTCATCACCTACGTCTCCGCGCACGACAACGAGACGCTGTTCGACGCGGTCCAGCTGAAGGCGCGGCGCGACCTGCCCATGGCGGAGCGCGTGCGGATGAACAACCTGGGCGTGTCGCTGGTGGCGCTGGGCCAGGGCATCCCGTTCTTCCACGCGGGCGACGAGCTGCTGCGCTCCAAGTCGCTGGACCGCAACAGCTACAACTCCGGTGACTGGTTCAACAAGATTGACTGGACCTACCAGTCCAACAACTGGGGCGTGGGCCTGCCCCCGGCCGCGGACAACCAGGGCAACTGGCCGCTCTTCGGGCCGCTGCTGGCGGACGCGGCGCTGAAGCCGGCGTCGGCGGACATCGTCCGGGCGCGCGACCACTTCGAGGAGATGCTGACCATCCGCAAGAGCTCGCGGCTGTTCCGCCTGCGCACCGGTGACGAGGTGAAGCAGTTGGTGCACTTCGAGAACACCGGCCCGGACCAGATCCCGGGCCTCATCGTGATGGCCATGCAGGACCACGGCACGAACGCGGAGGGCAAGCGCGCCATCGTGCTGTTCAACGGCACGGACGACGCGCAGACGTTCAAGGCGGACGCGTACAAGTCCCTGAAGCTGAAGCTCCACCCGGCGCAGCAGGCGTCCACGGACCCCGTGGTGCGCACGTCCGCGTACGACGCGGCCACGGGCGGCTTCACGGTGCCCGCGCGCACCACCGCGGTGTTCGTCACCGACGACGCGGTGGTGGACCCGGATCCGGATCCGCAGGACCCGGGCGAGTCCGACGGCTGCAACTGCCAGAGCACGGTGCCCGGCCCGCTGGGCGCCACCAGCCTGCTGATGCTGTGCGGCCTGGCGCTGAAGCTGCGCCGCCGCCGGGCGTAG
- the map gene encoding type I methionyl aminopeptidase, whose translation MTTATPRTAPAVLPGPNDACWCGSGSKYKKCHRGADTVEARKKGPDTNRKGVRPGIVSPRRVVPITIARPDYADSMAGRPSRSRNEPDVKSPDVIARMRRACQAAAQVLVETAQHVRVGITTDELDAIAHEAYLKRGGYPSTLNYHKFPKSLCTSVNEVICHGIPDSRALEDGDIVNLDITIYLDGVHGDCSATYLVGNVEPQHQRLVQIAKECLDIGIAAVKPGRPISDIGRAVEAHAVKNGTSVVRAYCGHGIGETFHTALQVPHYYEPEADTIMKPGMVFTVEPMINQGHWDHRTWNDDWTVVTADGLRSAQFEHTLLVTDTGAEILTVP comes from the coding sequence ATGACCACCGCCACCCCCCGAACCGCCCCCGCCGTCCTCCCCGGGCCCAATGACGCCTGCTGGTGCGGCAGTGGCTCCAAGTACAAGAAGTGCCACCGCGGCGCGGACACCGTGGAGGCCCGCAAGAAGGGCCCCGACACCAACCGCAAGGGCGTCCGCCCCGGCATCGTCAGCCCCCGCCGCGTGGTGCCCATCACCATCGCCCGGCCGGACTACGCGGACTCCATGGCCGGCCGTCCCTCGCGCTCGCGCAACGAGCCGGACGTGAAGTCGCCGGACGTCATCGCCCGCATGCGCCGCGCCTGTCAGGCCGCAGCCCAGGTGCTGGTGGAGACCGCCCAGCACGTGCGCGTGGGCATCACCACGGACGAACTGGACGCCATCGCGCACGAGGCCTACCTCAAGCGCGGCGGCTACCCCAGCACGCTCAACTACCACAAGTTCCCCAAGTCGCTCTGCACCTCCGTCAACGAGGTCATCTGCCACGGCATCCCCGACAGCCGCGCGCTGGAGGACGGCGACATCGTCAACCTGGACATCACCATCTACCTGGATGGCGTCCACGGCGACTGCTCGGCCACGTACCTGGTGGGCAACGTGGAGCCGCAGCACCAGCGCCTGGTGCAGATCGCGAAGGAGTGCCTGGACATCGGCATCGCCGCGGTGAAGCCCGGCCGGCCGATCAGCGACATCGGCCGCGCGGTGGAGGCCCACGCCGTGAAGAACGGCACCAGCGTGGTGCGCGCCTACTGCGGCCACGGCATCGGTGAGACGTTCCACACGGCCCTCCAGGTGCCCCACTATTACGAGCCGGAAGCTGACACCATCATGAAGCCCGGGATGGTCTTCACCGTGGAGCCGATGATCAACCAGGGCCACTGGGACCACCGCACGTGGAACGACGACTGGACCGTCGTCACCGCGGACGGCCTGCGCAGCGCCCAGTTCGAGCACACCCTGCTCGTCACCGACACGGGCGCGGAGATCCTCACCGTCCCCTGA
- a CDS encoding serine/threonine protein kinase — protein MRPSGSMSPEGSQVFPAALQPGAVVGCWRVLGALGVGGYGAVYRVEPLDAPGRSFALKLSLHPDPARALREMALLLDRAWHPNVVRVHATGRWPDPVEGLPYFVMDWVEGLALHVWAETVNPTFRQVAMVGGSVAMTLGVLHARGVLHRDLKPEHLLIRTRGQVPVLIDFGAGDQAGAMTLTTTTLPPGTLHLRSPEAIRFQQRHWRQPELRYPYSAADDLYALGVCLYRAVTGHYPFPPGQEPELLSVAITERLPPSPRDINPQVPEPLSRAILGLLEKEPEQRPRTGEAAHSELMRGLLSGGAAAFEAHLFDEIPGKPNQIRRPAWPEQPYLTPAPRPRAAPVVASAPRRLPAWGWVGVAVCLGLLLAGPGTWEVLLRGWTRHTTPRVPESVSAPVGHKLASAPDSPHSVPVAAQPLASPSPATATSMVALPKEHTLVTTKPSVPPSPKTGRTLKTAAIASCVAGMACASAPLVDRPTPPAEDCPLDAQEAMQKLKIEGLQWSAMFEPSTRADGFVTVREGRAAVYTQGSGGRVHWGSMLTGTLYVGSKRVYGRFTQLRQKKTGETFPVCIELWFLDDSTRGIPRSEGGDENTAVVPNMMSVRGVWRYDE, from the coding sequence ATGCGACCCTCTGGGTCCATGAGTCCGGAAGGGTCACAGGTGTTCCCGGCGGCGCTCCAGCCCGGCGCGGTGGTGGGGTGCTGGCGCGTGCTGGGGGCGTTGGGGGTGGGCGGGTACGGCGCGGTCTACCGGGTGGAGCCGCTGGACGCGCCGGGGCGGAGCTTCGCGCTCAAGCTGTCGCTGCATCCGGATCCCGCCCGGGCGCTGCGGGAGATGGCGCTGCTGCTGGACCGGGCGTGGCACCCGAACGTCGTGCGGGTGCATGCCACGGGGCGGTGGCCGGATCCGGTGGAGGGGCTGCCGTACTTCGTCATGGACTGGGTGGAGGGGCTGGCGCTCCACGTCTGGGCGGAGACGGTCAACCCCACGTTCCGGCAGGTGGCCATGGTGGGGGGCTCGGTGGCGATGACGCTGGGGGTGTTGCACGCACGGGGCGTGCTGCACCGGGACCTCAAGCCGGAGCACCTGTTGATCCGCACGCGGGGGCAGGTGCCGGTGCTCATCGACTTCGGCGCGGGGGACCAGGCGGGGGCCATGACGCTCACGACCACCACCCTGCCCCCGGGCACGCTGCACCTGCGCAGCCCGGAGGCCATCCGCTTCCAGCAGCGCCACTGGAGGCAGCCGGAGCTGCGCTATCCGTACAGCGCGGCGGATGACCTGTATGCCCTGGGGGTGTGCCTGTACCGGGCGGTCACCGGGCACTACCCGTTCCCGCCGGGGCAGGAGCCGGAGTTGCTGTCGGTGGCCATCACGGAGCGGCTGCCGCCGTCGCCCCGGGACATCAACCCGCAGGTGCCGGAGCCCCTGTCGCGGGCCATCCTGGGGCTGCTGGAGAAGGAGCCGGAGCAGCGGCCCCGCACGGGAGAGGCGGCGCATTCGGAGCTGATGCGGGGGCTGCTCTCCGGTGGGGCGGCGGCGTTCGAGGCGCACCTCTTCGATGAGATTCCGGGCAAGCCGAATCAGATTCGCCGTCCGGCCTGGCCGGAGCAGCCGTACCTGACGCCCGCGCCCCGGCCCCGGGCCGCGCCGGTGGTGGCGTCGGCCCCGCGCCGGTTGCCGGCCTGGGGCTGGGTGGGGGTGGCGGTGTGCCTGGGGTTGCTGCTGGCGGGACCTGGGACCTGGGAGGTCCTTCTTCGGGGCTGGACTCGCCATACAACCCCACGGGTCCCAGAGAGTGTTTCCGCCCCGGTTGGTCATAAACTGGCCAGCGCACCGGACAGCCCGCACAGTGTTCCTGTCGCCGCCCAGCCGCTCGCGAGCCCTTCCCCGGCGACCGCTACCTCCATGGTGGCACTTCCCAAGGAACACACTCTCGTGACGACAAAACCCTCTGTTCCACCGTCTCCGAAGACTGGTCGCACCCTCAAGACCGCGGCGATTGCGTCCTGCGTGGCGGGCATGGCCTGCGCCAGCGCGCCCCTGGTGGATCGCCCCACGCCTCCCGCCGAGGACTGTCCGCTGGATGCGCAGGAGGCCATGCAGAAGCTGAAAATCGAAGGCCTCCAGTGGTCCGCCATGTTCGAGCCGAGCACGCGCGCCGATGGATTCGTCACGGTCCGCGAGGGACGTGCCGCTGTGTACACGCAAGGCAGCGGGGGGCGTGTGCATTGGGGCTCCATGCTGACCGGTACGCTCTACGTCGGCTCAAAGCGGGTCTACGGTCGGTTCACCCAACTGCGGCAGAAGAAGACAGGTGAAACATTTCCCGTCTGTATCGAGCTCTGGTTCCTCGACGACAGCACTCGGGGCATTCCTCGCAGTGAAGGGGGAGACGAGAACACCGCGGTCGTTCCCAACATGATGTCCGTGCGTGGAGTGTGGCGATACGACGAATAG
- a CDS encoding ABC transporter ATP-binding protein — protein sequence MAGVSFKDVAKRYGDVSVIEGLNLDIRDHEFMVLVGPSGCGKSTALRMIAGLEEISGGTISIGERAVNALPPKDRDVSMVFQNYALYPHMSVRQNLEFGLKIRKTPKPEMDKLVDEAAEILGITHLLDRKPKALSGGQRQRVALGRAIVRKPAVFLFDEPLSNLDAKLRVQMRSEIKKLQHRLQVTSVYVTHDQIEAMTMGHRIAVMKDGKLQQLGTPLEVYEKPVNVFVAQFIGTPPINMLAATLDADGTSLSGDGFRLPVPQKLRAATAGKGGRKVKVGLRPDNILPAGATARGESSPVEARVELVEPLGNELIVHARLGDNPLVFRLPPQATPEPGVAVPVTVELESLHLFDAESELRLSV from the coding sequence ATGGCCGGCGTGTCGTTCAAGGACGTGGCGAAGCGGTACGGAGACGTGTCGGTCATCGAGGGGCTCAACCTCGATATCCGCGACCATGAGTTCATGGTCCTCGTGGGGCCGTCCGGGTGCGGCAAGTCCACGGCGCTCCGGATGATCGCCGGCCTGGAGGAGATTTCGGGAGGCACCATCTCCATCGGTGAGCGCGCGGTGAACGCGCTGCCACCGAAGGACCGGGACGTCTCCATGGTGTTCCAGAACTACGCGCTCTACCCGCACATGTCCGTGCGGCAGAACCTGGAGTTCGGCCTCAAGATCCGCAAGACGCCCAAGCCGGAGATGGACAAGCTGGTGGACGAGGCGGCGGAGATTCTGGGCATCACGCACCTCTTGGACCGCAAGCCCAAGGCGCTGTCCGGCGGCCAGCGCCAGCGCGTGGCCCTGGGCCGCGCCATCGTGCGCAAGCCGGCGGTGTTCCTCTTCGACGAGCCGCTCTCCAACCTGGACGCGAAGCTGCGCGTGCAGATGCGCTCGGAGATCAAGAAGCTGCAGCACCGGCTCCAGGTCACGTCCGTCTACGTCACGCACGACCAGATCGAAGCGATGACCATGGGCCACCGCATCGCGGTGATGAAGGACGGCAAGCTCCAGCAACTGGGCACCCCGCTGGAGGTCTACGAGAAGCCGGTCAACGTGTTCGTGGCGCAGTTCATCGGCACGCCGCCCATCAACATGCTCGCCGCCACGCTGGACGCGGACGGCACGTCGCTGTCCGGTGACGGCTTCCGGTTGCCGGTGCCGCAGAAGCTGCGCGCGGCGACGGCGGGGAAGGGCGGCCGCAAGGTGAAGGTGGGCCTGCGTCCGGACAACATCCTGCCCGCGGGCGCCACGGCGCGCGGCGAGTCCTCGCCGGTGGAGGCGCGCGTGGAGCTGGTGGAGCCGCTGGGCAACGAGCTCATCGTGCACGCCCGCCTGGGGGACAACCCGCTGGTCTTCCGCCTGCCGCCCCAGGCCACCCCGGAGCCGGGCGTCGCCGTGCCCGTGACGGTGGAGCTGGAGTCCCTGCACCTCTTCGACGCTGAATCCGAGCTGCGGCTGTCCGTTTGA